A portion of the Halodesulfovibrio aestuarii DSM 17919 = ATCC 29578 genome contains these proteins:
- a CDS encoding HDIG domain-containing metalloprotein, with translation MIDRESAFQLLESQKPEPHLLHHAMQTEAVMTELARHFGEDETLWSITGLLHDLDFPNTKETPEEHGKQSVELLKGKLPEIALNAILAHNSEYTGHDPTTKLDLALRCAETVTGLIATNALVRPNGMEGMKPKSLKKKMKDKAFAASVSRDRIKECEKLDLDLGQFFQLAIESITPIADSVGLAKRT, from the coding sequence ATGATTGATCGTGAAAGCGCTTTTCAACTACTGGAGTCACAAAAACCTGAGCCGCACCTCCTTCACCATGCCATGCAGACGGAAGCTGTTATGACAGAACTGGCAAGGCATTTTGGTGAAGATGAAACGCTCTGGTCCATAACCGGTTTGTTGCACGATCTTGATTTTCCGAACACAAAGGAAACACCTGAAGAACATGGAAAACAATCTGTAGAACTACTCAAAGGAAAGCTTCCAGAAATAGCACTGAATGCTATTCTCGCACATAACTCAGAATACACGGGTCACGACCCCACCACAAAACTCGATCTGGCACTTCGTTGTGCTGAAACAGTTACCGGCCTTATTGCCACGAATGCGCTTGTTCGACCTAACGGCATGGAAGGCATGAAACCTAAAAGCTTAAAAAAGAAAATGAAAGATAAAGCGTTTGCTGCATCTGTCAGTCGTGACCGTATTAAAGAGTGCGAGAAACTGGACTTGGATTTAGGACAGTTTTTTCAACTGGCCATTGAATCCATAACTCCCATAGCTGACTCCGTAGGATTAGCTAAACGTACATAG
- a CDS encoding PSP1 domain-containing protein codes for MSSIAGVKFREYGNIYYFEIKDLEVSIGDWVVVDQGQGLGEVVALRDDLPEDAESDELKQVNRLAENEDLVCHQENEGLSREAFQYCLDCVRQRKLDMKLVDVEVFFDRSKIIFYFTAPNRIDFRELVKDLVKNYRTRIELRQIGVRHETQMVGAVGNCGMVCCCRRFLRKFAPVTIKMAKEQNLFLNPAKISGICGRLLCCLSYEQHNYEEFHRACPKLGKKYFTEDGSVKVLRANMFRNSVSLLSDFNEEMEVTLEEWAEMNATRPDQALQDAARAAAKKAAEDAARLEQEAKEAAEEEARRAEVEKELEERAKEEGVDVETLREQVIRKPGVKSAEPVKRTSRGKRKRKRKPKSDD; via the coding sequence ATGTCATCAATAGCTGGTGTTAAGTTCCGAGAATATGGGAACATATACTATTTTGAGATTAAAGATCTGGAAGTCTCCATAGGGGATTGGGTTGTCGTTGATCAGGGCCAAGGGCTTGGAGAAGTCGTTGCTCTGCGGGATGACCTTCCAGAGGATGCAGAAAGTGATGAACTGAAGCAGGTTAACAGACTTGCGGAAAACGAAGACTTAGTGTGTCATCAAGAAAACGAAGGGCTTTCTCGGGAAGCATTTCAGTACTGTCTGGATTGTGTGCGTCAGCGTAAGCTTGATATGAAGCTTGTAGATGTTGAAGTATTTTTCGACCGCAGCAAAATAATTTTTTACTTCACTGCTCCTAACCGCATAGATTTCAGGGAGCTTGTAAAAGATCTTGTTAAAAATTATCGTACGCGTATCGAACTGCGTCAGATTGGTGTACGCCATGAAACGCAGATGGTCGGTGCTGTAGGCAACTGCGGCATGGTCTGTTGTTGTCGAAGATTCTTGCGTAAATTTGCTCCAGTAACCATTAAGATGGCAAAAGAGCAGAACCTGTTTCTCAATCCTGCTAAAATTTCCGGTATCTGCGGAAGATTGCTTTGCTGCCTTTCCTATGAACAGCATAATTACGAAGAGTTTCACCGCGCATGTCCAAAACTTGGTAAAAAGTACTTTACTGAGGATGGTTCTGTAAAAGTTTTGCGCGCTAATATGTTCCGCAATAGTGTGTCCTTGCTTTCCGATTTTAACGAGGAAATGGAAGTTACGCTTGAAGAATGGGCAGAAATGAACGCAACTCGTCCAGATCAGGCGTTGCAGGATGCTGCTCGTGCTGCTGCTAAAAAAGCTGCTGAAGATGCTGCTCGTTTAGAACAGGAAGCAAAAGAGGCTGCTGAAGAAGAAGCCCGCCGCGCTGAAGTTGAAAAAGAACTTGAAGAGCGTGCAAAGGAAGAAGGCGTTGATGTGGAAACCCTGCGCGAACAGGTTATCCGTAAGCCCGGTGTGAAGAGTGCGGAACCTGTGAAACGCACAAGCCGTGGTAAACGCAAACGCAAGCGTAAGCCTAAGTCCGACGATTAA
- the metG gene encoding methionine--tRNA ligase — protein MERFYITTPIYYVNAKPHLGHAYTTIIADTMKRFQQMMGKETFFLTGTDEHGDKIVQAADKNNCTPQEYVDQISQLFKDLLPELGICNDHFVRTTDVAHKKVVQDVLQKVYDSGDIYFGEYGGHYCYGCERFYTEKELEDGLCPQHQTKPEYIAEKNYFFKMSKYQDWLKQHILDNPEFIRPERYRKEVLSLLDSGELEDLCISRPKTRLEWGVELPFDNNFVTYVWFDALLNYVSALDYPDGENFKKFWPSVQHIVAKDILKPHAIFWPTMLKAAGFEPYNNLNVHGYWLVNDTKMSKSLGNVVAPLEMAKKYGNDTFRFFLLRDMHFGNDASFSEESLALRQNAELANDLGNLFSRVLSMVKKYFGGVVPQPAEYTEADMELRELASNSCKNFQQLFDNVRFSYGIESLWELVRGLNKYVDSSQPWTLAKEGDTARLGTVMYTMLECMRKVALHLWPVMPASAEKLVGQLGLDFDPATANLPAEVEAWGLLPVGIEVAPGSNLFPRVDIDKLRKEIEEADKAAEQAAKKEDVAVQEIAAPIEFDDFAKVDLRIGKVLVVEDHPKADRLFRCEVDLGEEKPRQILAGLKEHFTAEDLLGRQVVVVANLKPRKIRGLESHGMMLALKTADGMEMLTASGEVPAGTKAS, from the coding sequence TTGGAACGCTTTTATATTACGACTCCAATTTACTATGTGAATGCGAAGCCGCATCTTGGACACGCCTATACTACGATCATTGCTGATACGATGAAACGTTTTCAGCAGATGATGGGGAAGGAGACTTTTTTCCTTACCGGTACAGACGAGCACGGCGATAAAATTGTTCAGGCTGCTGATAAAAACAACTGCACTCCGCAGGAGTATGTTGATCAGATTAGCCAGCTTTTTAAAGACTTATTGCCTGAACTTGGCATTTGCAACGACCATTTTGTTCGCACAACAGATGTTGCCCATAAAAAAGTAGTGCAGGACGTATTGCAGAAAGTATACGATTCCGGTGATATCTACTTTGGCGAATATGGCGGACATTACTGTTACGGCTGTGAGCGTTTTTACACAGAAAAAGAATTAGAAGACGGTCTGTGCCCGCAGCACCAGACAAAACCTGAGTACATTGCAGAGAAAAACTACTTCTTTAAGATGTCAAAATATCAGGATTGGTTGAAGCAGCATATTCTGGATAATCCTGAGTTTATTCGTCCGGAGCGTTACCGTAAGGAAGTGCTTTCGTTGCTTGATAGCGGTGAGTTAGAAGATTTGTGTATCTCTCGTCCAAAAACTCGTCTTGAGTGGGGCGTAGAGCTACCGTTCGATAATAACTTCGTTACCTATGTATGGTTTGATGCACTGCTTAACTATGTTTCTGCTCTTGACTACCCTGACGGGGAGAATTTTAAAAAGTTCTGGCCTAGCGTGCAGCACATTGTTGCAAAAGATATCCTTAAGCCGCACGCAATTTTCTGGCCTACCATGCTGAAAGCAGCCGGTTTTGAGCCGTACAATAATCTTAATGTACACGGCTACTGGCTTGTGAACGACACCAAGATGTCTAAATCCCTTGGTAACGTTGTCGCTCCGCTTGAGATGGCAAAAAAATACGGTAACGACACGTTCCGTTTCTTCCTGTTGCGCGACATGCACTTTGGTAACGACGCGAGTTTTTCTGAAGAATCTCTTGCATTGCGTCAGAATGCAGAACTGGCCAATGACCTTGGCAACCTCTTCAGCCGTGTTCTTTCCATGGTTAAAAAATACTTCGGCGGTGTTGTTCCGCAACCTGCTGAGTACACTGAAGCAGACATGGAATTGCGTGAACTGGCATCCAATTCCTGTAAAAACTTTCAGCAGTTGTTTGATAACGTACGTTTTTCCTACGGTATTGAGTCCCTTTGGGAACTTGTCCGTGGATTGAATAAGTACGTCGATTCAAGCCAGCCTTGGACTCTTGCAAAAGAAGGCGATACTGCGCGTCTTGGTACAGTGATGTACACCATGCTTGAATGTATGCGGAAAGTGGCCTTGCACCTGTGGCCTGTAATGCCAGCATCTGCGGAAAAGCTTGTCGGGCAGTTAGGTCTTGATTTTGATCCTGCAACTGCAAACTTGCCTGCGGAGGTTGAAGCATGGGGGCTGTTGCCTGTAGGTATTGAGGTCGCGCCTGGGTCTAACTTGTTCCCGCGTGTGGATATCGACAAGCTTCGCAAGGAAATTGAAGAAGCCGATAAGGCAGCAGAACAAGCAGCGAAGAAAGAAGACGTTGCTGTGCAGGAAATTGCAGCGCCTATCGAGTTTGACGACTTTGCAAAAGTTGATTTGCGTATCGGTAAGGTTCTTGTTGTTGAAGATCATCCTAAAGCGGATCGTTTGTTCCGTTGTGAAGTTGATCTCGGCGAAGAGAAGCCTCGTCAGATTCTTGCCGGACTTAAGGAACATTTCACAGCAGAGGATCTTCTTGGTCGTCAGGTTGTAGTTGTAGCAAACCTGAAGCCTCGTAAAATCCGTGGACTTGAATCTCATGGCATGATGCTGGCGCTCAAAACTGCTGACGGCATGGAAATGCTAACCGCTTCTGGTGAAGTTCCGGCAGGTACTAAGGCTTCCTAG
- the proC gene encoding pyrroline-5-carboxylate reductase, producing the protein MNTFGCIGCGNMGSAILGGLEPQKNISLIGYDPSGNVPCTACDSNIELAQQADFILLAVKPDYVETVLEDIQPALTGDKVIISIAAGVSMETLKKCSGGKCPVIRCMPNTPAMVGEGIFAFCFEDPSLTEKQQTAVHTMFEQLGQVMVLPESKFNAFTAIAGCGPAYVLYFIEAVTEAAVSVGFHRNEATEMAINLFKGTTKLANESDHHISVLREMVCSPAGVTIAAVNHMDRTAVRGNIIDSIFKAYDRGIEMSK; encoded by the coding sequence ATGAATACGTTCGGCTGTATCGGCTGCGGTAACATGGGGTCCGCTATCTTAGGCGGTCTTGAGCCCCAAAAGAACATTTCCCTTATCGGCTACGATCCAAGTGGTAATGTTCCGTGCACAGCGTGCGACTCTAATATCGAACTTGCCCAGCAGGCTGATTTCATCCTGCTCGCGGTCAAGCCAGACTATGTCGAAACGGTGCTCGAAGATATCCAGCCCGCACTCACTGGGGATAAGGTCATCATTTCTATTGCAGCAGGTGTTTCTATGGAGACACTTAAAAAATGCAGCGGCGGTAAATGCCCTGTAATTCGCTGTATGCCGAATACTCCGGCAATGGTAGGCGAAGGCATTTTTGCTTTCTGTTTTGAAGACCCGTCTCTTACAGAGAAGCAACAGACAGCCGTTCACACCATGTTCGAGCAACTCGGTCAGGTTATGGTGCTGCCTGAATCTAAATTCAATGCATTCACCGCTATTGCCGGTTGTGGCCCTGCATACGTGCTTTACTTTATTGAAGCCGTAACAGAAGCTGCCGTCAGCGTTGGTTTTCATCGAAACGAAGCTACCGAAATGGCTATCAATCTCTTCAAGGGCACTACAAAGCTTGCGAACGAGTCCGATCATCATATTTCAGTACTTCGCGAAATGGTTTGCTCACCTGCTGGTGTCACCATTGCTGCTGTAAACCACATGGACCGAACTGCCGTACGCGGAAATATTATCGACTCTATTTTTAAAGCTTACGATCGTGGCATTGAAATGAGTAAATAA
- the ndk gene encoding nucleoside-diphosphate kinase: MIQRTFSIIKPDATARNLEGKILAHIQDAGLNVVAMKKIRMTKEQAEGFYYVHKERPFFQSLVDFMTSGPVVCSVLEGENAIENYRAIMGATNPADAAEGTIRKEFAENIEANSVHGSDAPETAEYEIHYFFNNLEITG, from the coding sequence ATGATTCAGAGAACTTTTTCCATCATTAAACCAGATGCAACTGCACGCAACCTCGAGGGCAAAATCCTTGCACACATTCAGGATGCTGGCCTTAATGTAGTTGCCATGAAAAAAATTCGCATGACGAAAGAACAGGCTGAAGGATTCTACTACGTTCATAAAGAACGTCCTTTCTTTCAAAGCCTTGTTGACTTCATGACTTCAGGCCCTGTGGTCTGCTCTGTTCTTGAAGGCGAGAATGCAATTGAAAACTACCGTGCTATCATGGGTGCTACCAACCCTGCAGATGCAGCAGAAGGTACTATCCGTAAAGAGTTTGCAGAAAACATTGAAGCCAACTCTGTTCATGGCTCCGATGCACCTGAAACTGCCGAGTACGAAATTCACTACTTCTTTAACAATCTGGAGATCACTGGCTAA
- a CDS encoding glycosyltransferase family 2 protein — translation MKLSFVIVTNNTSKFIGRCLDSIKQTIENQTASKFDAEIIVVDNASTDDCGSVAKTALPEIELIQNSENKGYAAAANQAVERATGDLIVFVDPRIEVLAGSVRRLMDQFATNASCAIAGGKVVGTDNLGLKTVDRLPGLVANFKRMFGCTCSKTRNAEQPTKVKFVPFTFAAVRSDIINKLGQLDERFYAGLADADFCRRIVKSLNPSYAIYYVPQATARVLDKFSFQPECSDYALHGSAVIKARTRSEQMYFWKHYCPFTALFFGGMDMIVFTIRYAAYLIPGVGSKDKRGYACSVVCESAKAILSTQLGSQFPAE, via the coding sequence ATGAAACTTTCTTTTGTTATTGTAACAAATAACACAAGCAAATTCATCGGGCGCTGTCTCGATTCAATTAAGCAGACTATTGAAAACCAAACTGCGTCCAAATTCGATGCAGAAATCATTGTTGTGGATAATGCTTCTACTGATGACTGTGGTTCTGTTGCAAAAACAGCTCTCCCAGAGATTGAGCTTATTCAAAACTCGGAAAACAAAGGCTACGCCGCTGCAGCTAATCAGGCTGTAGAACGCGCAACTGGCGACCTTATTGTATTTGTTGATCCTCGTATTGAGGTTCTTGCGGGCTCCGTCCGACGTCTTATGGATCAATTCGCTACTAACGCTTCCTGCGCTATCGCAGGTGGTAAAGTAGTTGGTACAGACAATCTCGGCCTTAAAACCGTAGATCGTCTTCCGGGTCTTGTCGCTAACTTTAAGCGCATGTTCGGCTGTACTTGTTCCAAAACCCGTAATGCAGAACAGCCAACAAAAGTGAAATTTGTTCCTTTCACGTTCGCTGCTGTGCGCAGTGACATTATTAATAAACTCGGCCAGCTGGATGAGCGTTTTTACGCAGGTCTTGCCGATGCAGACTTCTGCCGCCGTATTGTTAAGTCACTGAACCCTTCTTACGCAATCTACTACGTGCCGCAGGCTACTGCACGCGTTCTCGATAAATTCTCCTTTCAGCCAGAATGCTCCGACTACGCGCTGCATGGCTCTGCCGTAATTAAGGCACGTACCCGTAGCGAACAGATGTATTTCTGGAAACACTACTGTCCGTTCACCGCCCTTTTCTTTGGTGGCATGGATATGATTGTTTTCACCATCCGTTACGCCGCGTACCTTATTCCGGGTGTCGGTTCTAAAGACAAGCGTGGCTACGCTTGCAGTGTTGTTTGCGAATCAGCAAAAGCGATTCTCTCAACTCAACTCGGCTCCCAGTTTCCTGCAGAATAA